The Salegentibacter sp. Hel_I_6 region GTTCAATAGTGCTTAAGCAGCATTTCTCTTCCAAACTTTATAAGAGATCAGGTCTTTTTCAATTAGGTTAAGACAGAAAGCAACTACCGCTGCATCATCCAAATACCCAATAATTGGAATAAAATCTGGAATCAGATCTATAGGCGATAGTACATAAAGTAGCGCACCACCAATTGCGGCCACTACATTAAATGGCACTTCCCTATAATTTCCATTTGCATAATCTCTTAGCAAATTAAAAAGTAGTTGCGCATCGTCAACATAACGTTGCAATTTCCCTTTATTTTCAAACTTAGATTTTATGGCTTCCTCATCTTCCAGAACATCGTTTATATCCTCTTCTTCAAAGTCTTCCTGTCGCTTTTTATGCTCTTCCTTAATTTTTTCCTTATCAATTTTACTCATTGTTCATTTTTTTGATGCCCACAAAATATAAAATAATTATTGAAGGCTTAATTAGGGAAATGCTAAAATCTGATAAAAAAATAAACCCCACAGCTTTTTAAATACTGTGAGGTTTTAAGATTTTAGAAATCAAGACTTCCAAATTAGGCTAACTCCGTCATTCTGTCCCGAAGCTTCGGGGTTATTTCAGAATCTAAGTTTTTTTATCTACATACTAGACCCTGAAACGAGTTCAGGGTGACGACTACAATAACTTTTCAAAAAGTCCCTAAAGATCTTTACAGATCGAATTTAATACCCTGCGCCAACGGCAGCTCGGTAGTATAATTAATAGTATTTGTTTGTCTTCGCATATAGACTTTCCAGGCATCAGACCCAGATTCTCTTCCTCCACCGGTTTCTTTTTCACCGCCAAAAGCGCCACCAATTTCAGCACCGGAAGTTCCAATATTCACATTCGCAATCCCACAATCTGAACCTTCTACAGAAAGAAAACGCTCGGCTTCCCTTAAATTGTTGGTCATAATTGCTGAAGAAAGTCCCTGTACTACTCCATTTTGTAATTCAAGCGCATTAGAAACATCTCCAGAATATTTCATAATATAAAGCACCGGTGCAAAAGTTTCGTGCTGTACTATCTTAAATTCATTTTTTGCTTCGGCAATGGCTGGTTTTACGTAGCATCCGCTTTCATAACCTTCGCCTTCCAAAACACCACCTTCAACTAAGATCTTACCTCCTTCTTCCACAACTTTATCTAAAGCGCTTTGATAATTTTTTACCGCATCTTTATCGATAAGCGGTCCCACGTGATTATTTTCATCTAATGGGTTTCCAATACGCAATTGTTTATAAGCTTTAACAATCGCATCTTTTACTTTATCATAAATAGATTCGTGAATAATCAATCTTCGGGTAGAAGTACAACGCTGTCCGCAAGTTCCCACGGCCCCAAATACCGCACCGATTACCGTATTTTTAATATCGGCATCTGGAGTTACAATTATGGCGTTATTTCCTCCTAATTCAAGAAGCGATTTTCCTAACCTTGCGGCAACTGCCTGGGCAACTATTTTTCCCATTCTAATAGAACCAGTAGCCGAAATTAACGGCACTCGTTTATCGTTGGTCATCATCTCACCCACTTTATAATCGCCGGTGATCAATGAAGAAATCCCTGCCGGAACATTGTTTTCAGCAAAAACTCGAGCGGCAATATTTTGACAGGCCACAGAAGTTAATGGAGTCTTCTCTGATCCCTTCCAAACGCAAGCATCTCCACAAACCCACGCCAAAGCGGTATTCCACGACCAAACCGCAACCGGAAAGTTAAATGCCGAGATAATTCCAACTACTCCTAGCGGGTGGTATTGCTCATACATTCTATGCCCGGGGCGTTCAGAGTGCATGGTTAACCCGTGTAGCTGGCGGGAAAGTCCCACTGCGAAATCGCAGATATCTATCATTTCCTGAACTTCGCCCAAACCTTCCTGGTAAGATTTTCCCATTTCGTAAGAAACCAATTTCCCCAAAGGCTCTTTTAATCTTCTTAATTCATCATTGAACTGGCGAACCACTTCACCGCGCTGAGGTGCCGGCCAGGTGCGCCATTCTTTAAAACCTGCAGTAGCAGTAGTAATTACTTTATCGTAATCTTCTTTGGTGGTCGCTTTTACTTTTCCAATTAAAGCGCCGTCTACAGGAGAATAAGATTCAATTACTTCGCCACTACTAAAAAAATCTTTCCCGGTAGAAGTTCCATTATTGGTTTCCTGTAAACCAAGATCCTTTAAAGCTTGTTTAATTCCGAATTTCTCTGCTATTTCACTCATTAATTTGTAAATTTTATCTGTTCTTTTGTGTGTTTCCTGCTAAAATACTAAATTTTTAACGCTAATCTGTCCCGGCAACATAACGTTCGTCTACCGGCATCACTTCCCCGCAGTTATCGCAGGTTCGCAAGTCTTTGCTTCCGTAGAAATGCTTAAAATGTTTTAGAAAATCTTTCTCAATATCGGTTAAGGGAAAATAGACTTCATACAATTTATGGTTACAATTATCGCAATACCATAAAAGTCCATCCTTAGCATCAATTTGTACTCGTTTTCGTTCTACCACTAGACCAATAGAACCTTCTTTTCTCACCGGCGAATGTGGTACTTTTCCGGGATGCAGGTACATATCTCCTGGGCCCAATTGCATTGTCTTCTTCTCCCCATCTTCCTGAATATGAACTTCTATTTCACCTTCTAACTGGTAAAAAAGCTCTTCTGTCTCGTTATAATGATAATCTTTGCGGGCGTTGGGCCCGGCCACTACCATCACAATGTAATCTTCAGATTCTTTATAAAGATTTCGGTTACCAACCGGCGGTTTAAGCGATTCGCGGTTTTGCTCAACCCATTTATTAAGGTTAAAAGGTTTATTTACTGCCATGATTTCAAAATTATATTGCTTAAAATTACAACTTAAAGCTCGAAGAAAAGGATGATTTTCTTATCTTTTTGGGCGCCTTAACGGGCTATTCGCTGCAATTCCTCGTCGCCACTAGGCGACTGCGGGATTTACGCTGCTATCCCTGGCGCAAGCTTAAAATTTTATACAAATGCTTATCTTCGGCTGAAAATCACACTTTTTATGAAAAAAATTTTCCTTTTATTCAGTTTATCACTCTTTTTAGCCTGCAATACTTCAGCTGAAAAAGAAACCAAAACAAGTCAAAATTCAGAAACCCAAAAAGATCAGGATTCCGTAGAAAATTTCGGAATTGTAATTCATGGTGGGGCCGGGACGATTTTAAAAGAAAATATGAGCGACTCTTTAGAACAGGCTTATAAAGAAAAATTGGAAGAAGCTATAAGAACAGGTCACGAAATCCTGGCAAATGGAGGGACTGCGATAGAAGCTGTACAACGAACCATAAATATTATGGAAGATTCACCTTTATTTAATTCAGGAAAAGGTGCTGTATTTACTAACGACGGGAAAAACGAACTCGATGCTTCTATTATGGATGGGGAAACTTTAAATGCGGGTGCTATATCTGGAGTGACCACGGTTAAAAATCCTATAAATTTAGCCTGGGAAGTGATGGAAAATTCAGAGCATGTGATGCTTTCAGGAAAAGGTGCTGAAACCTTTGCAGAGCAACGCGGATTAGAAATTGTAGATCCTGAATATTTCTATACCGAAAACCGATTTAAAAGTTTAGAACGTTTAAAGGAAAGAGATTCAGAAAAAACTGAGTTGGATCACGATGGGAAGACTGCTTTTATAGATCCATTTATTAAAGATTCTAAATTTGGTACGGTTGGTTGTGCCGCTTTAGACAAAAATGGAAACCTGGCCGCAGGAACCTCAACCGGCGGAATGACTAATAAAAAATGGGGCCGCATTGGTGATGCTCCAATAATTGGTGCCGGAACTTATGCCAACAATAAAACTGCTGCGATCTCGGCAACCGGCTGGGGAGAGTTTTTTATTCGCGGGGTGGTAGCTTATGATATTTCAGCATTGATGGAATATAAAGAAATGAGTCTCGCCGAAGCTTCAAAAGAGGTTATCCAGAATAAAAATCCCGAGCTTGGTGGGAGTGGCGGAATCATTGCTATAGATCACAATGGAAATGTGAGTATGGAATTTAATACCGCGGGAATGTACCGTGCAAAAATGAATAAAAACGGTGATTTGGAAATAGGAATTTATGAAGAAGAATAAAATTTTATAAAGTTAAAAACCGAAAATCTCACTTAAATATTTAAGGTTCGAAGAGCTGTTGCTTTTTGAACCTTTTTTTATTGACCAATATGTAGGAGTTATTAAACTATTTCGGTTTGAATAAGTCCTAAACACAAAAGAAATCCAGCTCGTGTTAAATTAACAGTTAATTAAGTTTCGTTGGTTCGGTTTATTCGGAACTAAAACTTAGTTTTGCGCGTTCAAATTATCAGAATGAATAAACTAGAATTAGAAGCGCATAAAACCAGGCTTATAGAAAAACTTGGAGTTCAGTTGGAAAAAGAGCATCAGCTCGCCCCTGTAGCTGCAAGAATTTTCGCCACCTTAATTATGCTTGGTAAAAAAGGAAGCACTTTTGATCAATTAGTAGTAGATCTTAATGCAGGAAAAAGTACTGTGTCTACCCATTTGGAGCACTTGCAGGCTACTAATAAGGTTGAATATTATACAAAGCCAGGAGATCGCAAACGCTATTTTATCGTAAAAACAGATTTAATGGTGAACTATATTGATGAAATGACGGCCAAATGGGAAGCACAAAAATGTATTCATGAAGAAGTGCTTGAATATAAAATGCTCATGAACCAACTTGATTCCAGCGATAACTTTGACCTGGAGTTTCAAAAAAGTTTACTCACCTTTCTCGATGAAGCCACCACTGCGGTTAATAAATTAAAGAAAAAGATCACCAATTCGTAACTATCCTTAGCAATGAAAAAGATAATTTATTTAAGCCTATTTATAAGTACTGCCATTTTCACATCCTGTTCAGACAGCAAAGGCGGCCAGTCACAGCAAAATGAAGCGCAAGGGCCCCAGCCTTTCCCGGTAATAGAGGTTCCAACAAAAACAGTTACCGGTTATAACTCTTATCCAACCAGTATAGAAGGGGTTGTGAATAGTGAAGTACGGGCAAAAGTATCTGGCTATATAACCAATGTTTTAGTAGACGCAGGCGATAAAGTAAAAAAAGGCCAAATGCTTTTCAAGCTTGAAACAGAATCTTTATCTGGCGATGCCGAAGCCGCACAGGCTAATGTAAATGCAGCTCGTGTAGAAGTTGAAAAGCTAAAACCCCTGGTTGAAAAAGATATTATTAGCGAAGTACAATTAGAAACTGCTAAAGCTCAACTCTCCCAGGCTGAGGCAAATTATAACAGTATCGCCGCTAATATTGACTATGCAAACATTAAAAGTCCGGTAGATGGTTATGTAGGCAATATCAATTTTAGAAATGGCGCTCTCGTTTCTCCCGGAGACCCTACCCCACTTACCACAGTTTCTCAAACCGAGGAGGTGTATGCATTCTTTTCTATGAATGAAAAAGACTTTTTAAGTTTTATGGATAGTGCTGATGCTAAAACCCGGGAAGAAAAAATAAAGAATCTTCCTGAAATAAGTTTAATCCTGGCCAATGGGAAAGAATATGAAAATAAAGGAATTATTGAAACAATTTCTGGTGAAATAAACCAGCAAACCGGTACCGTTACTTTTCGGGCTAAATTTAACAATAGCAATGGCTTACTCAGAAATGGCAGCAGTGGAACAGTGAAAATACCTGAAGTTTACGAAGATGCATTAATAGTACCTACCCTTTCTACTTTCGAGCAACAGGGAAAAACTTTTGTTTATAAAGTCCAGTCAGATTCAAGCTTAATAGCTTCTTCTTTAAATATTCTGGCAGAAATAAATAAGGTTTATGTAGTACAAGATGGTGTAGAAAAAGGAGATACTATTCTGGCTAAGGGAGCCAATAAAGTAAAACCCGGCAACAAGATCCAGCCACAACCAACTGCTTTAGATAGCATTGTAAACTCGTTTAATACAGTTTTTAAATAAAAAGCTATGCTAAAAATCTTTATAGAACGTTCTGTATTATCTACAGTAATATCTATCATAATTGTAATGTTAGGTATCCTGGGACTGTCCGAATTGCCGGTTACGCAGTATCCAGATATTGCACCCCCAACGGTACAGGTAAATGCCTCTTACGCCGGTGCTAATGCCGAAACAATACTTGAAAGTGTAGTTGTTCCTATTGAAGAACAAATTAACGGTGTAGAGGGAATGACTTACCTTACCTCTAGCGCCAGTAACGATGGAAGTGCTAGTATCACGGTATTTTTTGAGCAAGGTTATGATCCAGATATCGCAGCGGTAAATGTTCAAAATAGGGTTTCCAGGGCAAACGCTGTTTTGCCAGACGAAGTTATTCGTGCCGGAGTTACCACCACCAAAAGACAAAATTCTGCTTTATTATATGCGGGATTATACACCACCAATTCAGATTATGACGACACGTTTATTCAGAATTATTTGAATATAAACGTCAAACCAGAATTACAGCGTATTAATGGGGTTGGTGAAGTAAATGTGTTTGGAGGTAAAGACTACGCTATGCGTGTTTGGTTGGATCCTGCGAAAATGGCTAATTATGGTTTGGTTCCAAGGGATGTAACTGCTGCCATAGGAGAGCAGAGTTTGGAAGCTGCTGCAGGAGCTTTAGGCCAGAATGTTGGAGAATCTTTTGAATATGTTTTAAAATATAAAGGTCGGTACAAAACCGCCGAAGAGTATGAAAATATTATTATTTCTGCTCAGGATAATGGCCAATTTCTTAGAGTAAAAGATGTTGGATCTGTAGAACTTGATGCATTTTCTTATTCCTCACTTTCCAGGTCTAAAGGTTATCCAGCTATTAGTTTTGGTGTTTTTCAAACTCCCGGCTCCAATGCGCAGGAAGTTATTGAAGAAATCTATGAGAAATTAGACGATCTAAAAGAAGATTTCCC contains the following coding sequences:
- a CDS encoding aldehyde dehydrogenase family protein codes for the protein MSEIAEKFGIKQALKDLGLQETNNGTSTGKDFFSSGEVIESYSPVDGALIGKVKATTKEDYDKVITTATAGFKEWRTWPAPQRGEVVRQFNDELRRLKEPLGKLVSYEMGKSYQEGLGEVQEMIDICDFAVGLSRQLHGLTMHSERPGHRMYEQYHPLGVVGIISAFNFPVAVWSWNTALAWVCGDACVWKGSEKTPLTSVACQNIAARVFAENNVPAGISSLITGDYKVGEMMTNDKRVPLISATGSIRMGKIVAQAVAARLGKSLLELGGNNAIIVTPDADIKNTVIGAVFGAVGTCGQRCTSTRRLIIHESIYDKVKDAIVKAYKQLRIGNPLDENNHVGPLIDKDAVKNYQSALDKVVEEGGKILVEGGVLEGEGYESGCYVKPAIAEAKNEFKIVQHETFAPVLYIMKYSGDVSNALELQNGVVQGLSSAIMTNNLREAERFLSVEGSDCGIANVNIGTSGAEIGGAFGGEKETGGGRESGSDAWKVYMRRQTNTINYTTELPLAQGIKFDL
- a CDS encoding YkvA family protein, producing MSKIDKEKIKEEHKKRQEDFEEEDINDVLEDEEAIKSKFENKGKLQRYVDDAQLLFNLLRDYANGNYREVPFNVVAAIGGALLYVLSPIDLIPDFIPIIGYLDDAAVVAFCLNLIEKDLISYKVWKRNAA
- a CDS encoding 3-hydroxyanthranilate 3,4-dioxygenase, with protein sequence MAVNKPFNLNKWVEQNRESLKPPVGNRNLYKESEDYIVMVVAGPNARKDYHYNETEELFYQLEGEIEVHIQEDGEKKTMQLGPGDMYLHPGKVPHSPVRKEGSIGLVVERKRVQIDAKDGLLWYCDNCNHKLYEVYFPLTDIEKDFLKHFKHFYGSKDLRTCDNCGEVMPVDERYVAGTD
- a CDS encoding GbsR/MarR family transcriptional regulator, producing MNKLELEAHKTRLIEKLGVQLEKEHQLAPVAARIFATLIMLGKKGSTFDQLVVDLNAGKSTVSTHLEHLQATNKVEYYTKPGDRKRYFIVKTDLMVNYIDEMTAKWEAQKCIHEEVLEYKMLMNQLDSSDNFDLEFQKSLLTFLDEATTAVNKLKKKITNS
- a CDS encoding isoaspartyl peptidase/L-asparaginase family protein — protein: MKKIFLLFSLSLFLACNTSAEKETKTSQNSETQKDQDSVENFGIVIHGGAGTILKENMSDSLEQAYKEKLEEAIRTGHEILANGGTAIEAVQRTINIMEDSPLFNSGKGAVFTNDGKNELDASIMDGETLNAGAISGVTTVKNPINLAWEVMENSEHVMLSGKGAETFAEQRGLEIVDPEYFYTENRFKSLERLKERDSEKTELDHDGKTAFIDPFIKDSKFGTVGCAALDKNGNLAAGTSTGGMTNKKWGRIGDAPIIGAGTYANNKTAAISATGWGEFFIRGVVAYDISALMEYKEMSLAEASKEVIQNKNPELGGSGGIIAIDHNGNVSMEFNTAGMYRAKMNKNGDLEIGIYEEE
- a CDS encoding efflux RND transporter periplasmic adaptor subunit, whose translation is MKKIIYLSLFISTAIFTSCSDSKGGQSQQNEAQGPQPFPVIEVPTKTVTGYNSYPTSIEGVVNSEVRAKVSGYITNVLVDAGDKVKKGQMLFKLETESLSGDAEAAQANVNAARVEVEKLKPLVEKDIISEVQLETAKAQLSQAEANYNSIAANIDYANIKSPVDGYVGNINFRNGALVSPGDPTPLTTVSQTEEVYAFFSMNEKDFLSFMDSADAKTREEKIKNLPEISLILANGKEYENKGIIETISGEINQQTGTVTFRAKFNNSNGLLRNGSSGTVKIPEVYEDALIVPTLSTFEQQGKTFVYKVQSDSSLIASSLNILAEINKVYVVQDGVEKGDTILAKGANKVKPGNKIQPQPTALDSIVNSFNTVFK